The sequence TTCTCCTGTTTGTTCATGGCAAGGGGTTTTCTGTGATGGTGAAAAAGAACCTGTTACTGGGTTAGATTTCACTGGTTTAGGCCTCACGGGTTATATTCCTGATACAACCATTGGCAAGCTCACAAAGCTTCGATCTTTGGATCTTAGTAACAACAAAATCATTGGCTTGCCTTCAGATTTGTGGAGTTTAGGCTCACTCAAGAGCCTTAATCTTTCCTCCAATCAGATTTCTGGGTCCCTCCCTAACAACATTGGCAATTTTGGTTTCCTAGAAAGCTTGGACCTTTCAAGGAATAATTTCTCTGGGGAAATTCCAGCAACCATAGGCTCCCTAGTCAGCCTGCAAGTCCTTAAACTTAATGGAAACAGATTTGAGCAAAGCATCCCAGCAGGAATTCTGAATTGCCGTTCTCTGGTCACCATTGATCTTTCACTGAATCAGCTAAATGGGGATCTTCCAGCTGGTTTTGGTGCTGCATTGTCCAAGCTCAAAACTTTGAACCTTGCAGGAAATGTGATTTATGGCAAGGATTCAGATTTCTCAGAAATGAAATCCATCACTAGCCTAAACATTTCTGAGAATGTGTTTCAGGGTTCTGTAATGGGTGTGTTTCAGGAACAGCTGGAGGTCATGGACCTGAGCAGGAACCAGTTTCAAGGTCACATATCTCAGGTACAATTCAATTCTAGTTACACTTGGTCTCATTTGGTTTATCTAGACTTGTCTGAGAATCAGCTTAGTGGAGAAATATTCCGCAATCTTAGTCAAGCCCAGAATCTCAAACACCTTAATCTTGCATACAATAGATTTACTAGACAAGACTTTCCGAGTATTGAAATGCCCTTGGGTTTAGAATATCTTAATCTGTCAAGGACTAGTCTCACTGGTCATATTCCTTATGCAATCTCACTATTGCGTAATTTGAATACACTTGATCTTTCCCGGAACCATCTTACCGGGGAAATTCCGGTACCAAGTGTCAAAAACCTCCAGATTATTGATGTTTCTCACAACAATTTGAGTGGAGAAGTTCCTTTGTCTCTCTTAGAGAAACTCCCATGGATGGGGGAGTTCAACTTCTCCTACAATAACCTAAGCCTTTGTACAAATTTCCCCCCGGAAACTCTAGAAACATCATTCATTGGTTCCTCAAGCAGCTGTCCGATTGCTGCAAACCCCGTCCTCTTCAAAAGAAAACCTGCCAAACATAAGGGAACAACGCTTGCTCTAGCTCTAAGCCTCTCAATGATCTGCTTGCTTACTGGGTTGCTATTTATAGCATTTGGTTGCAGAAAGAAAACTAGAATGTGGGCTGTAAAGCAGACCTCATACAAAGAAGAACAAAATATTTCAGGCCCCTTTTCATTTAAGACTGATTCGACCACATGGGTGGCTGATGTTAAGCAAGCAAATTCAGTGCCAGTAGTGATTTTTGAGAAACCATTGTTGAATATCACATTTGCAGACCTCTTGTCTGCAACTTCAAATTTTGACCGTGGTACCCTTTTGGCTGAAGGCAAATTTGGGCCTGTTTATAGAGGGTTTCTACCTGGTGGAATTCATGTTGCAGTGAAAGTTTTGGTTCATGGGTCGACATTGACAGATCAAGAAGCTGCAAGAGAACTCGAGTATCTTGGTCGAATCAAACATGCCAATCTTGTTCCATTGACAGGATATTGCTTAGCTGGGGACCAAAGAATTGCTATCTATGACTACATGGAGAATGGGAACTTGCAGAATTTGCTTCATGACTTGCCACTTGGAGTTCAAACTGTAGAGGATTGGAGCACAGATACATGGGAGGAAGAGGATAATGATGGTATTCAAAATGTTGGCTCTGAAGGGTTGTTAACAACTTGGAGGTTTCGTCACAAAATTGCACTTGGTACAGCCCGAGCACTGGCATTTCTCCACCATGGTTGCTCACCTCCAATTATTCATAGAGATGTCAAAGCTAGTAGTGTTTATCTGGATTATAACTTGGAGCCAAGATTATCTGATTTTGGTCTGGCTAAGATTTTTGGCAATGGGTTAGATGAGGAGATTGCTCCTGGATCACCAGGGTATGTGCCACCAGAGTTCACTCAGCTGGATTATGACTCCCCTACGCCAAAATCTGATGTATATTGCTTTGGGGTGGTTCTGCTTGAGCTGATTACAGGCAAAAAGCCAATTGGAGATGACTATCCCGAGGCGAAAGAAACGAACTTGGTGTGTTGGGTTAGAGGATTAGTAAGGAATAGCCAAGGGTTAAGTGCCATTGATCCAAAAATACGTGATACAGGACTAGATGACCAGATGGAGGAGGCCCTCAAGATTGGATATCTGTGCACAGCTGACCTTCCCTCAAAGCGACCAAGCATGCAGCAAATAGTTGGACTTCTTAAAGATATTGAACCAACATCTCATCAGTGATGAAATGTGAAAAATGGGGTAGTATGGAAATTGCTTTATTCCCTTTTTGTTCTCTATGAGTTATTTTTATGCTGCCTTGGGAGGGAATGTACAGTGGTCCTGAAATTCTGTTTTGGTTTTGatgtctttctttttccctttccaTTGTTGGTGGCATAAAAGCttaatttatatacaaaaaacgTTTGATCTTTCAAACATGGTATCTCCTTGCAGCTTTACATCTAGTATTAGAATTCACTTGATTCCAGAGAAGCCTCTGAAGCAAatttaccttaaaattttgtaggCATACTCATGAgatgagttttgggttttgtttcttttcagtGTTAATGACTTGGAATGAGgactcaaaacccaaaacttgtATGCTGGTTTAGGGGTCTCTCTCCTCGAGAGAAATGCTTGTGGTTGCTGCATGAAATGCAAACTTGTATCCTAGTATATTTATTCTTCTATGGTGCTATTTCTACAACTAGAATATGTGGTAGACGTGGTGTCAGAGGTATGGTGCCATTACTCTAATTTGTTTCTAGTCATGGACCACCCTGGACCATAAATTGATCAATGGTTATTTTTTTGTGGCTATGTACATGCGAGAATAGCAGCAgcactttgtttttttgtttaattgaggTGAGCTTGGACTAACACATATGGTTATTAAGTCTCATCAATGAATCCTCTTCATATAATtagcaaaagaaagaatagcAGCACTTGTTATAGGATTTGGTTAGGTCATAAGTGTACAAATAACATTTTCTTTGAGTCTTACTTGTTTGGAAATTGAAACACATATTTAGCAAAATTGTAGTCCTTTTTGTCAATATAAAGCTGGTATCAACCACTGGTTACTACAGAGACGATACAGAGATTCCTAATCctacaaaaaattatactagTATTTTATAGCATTATATTATTCTTTACGTACATTACTAAAAATATTGCTAAGTTCATGTTCAtgataatataaatttacagtGACAGGTTCCTACCACACTCGATACTAATAAAGGACACATGCATACCTTATCATAATAAGATGGGGACTGCAAATATAGCTAATACCTAATAAGGACATTATCATTATAATTCTCAAAATGGGGTGGATTGGTTAATTGGTTTGGTTGATGAGcatgtcaatatttttcacttttgagaGTTTgactaaaggaaaaaaaagtaaaagtttcCTGGTATCAGTTTGGCAAATGTTAACAAGCAGGCATAGGTGCTTGTTAAGGTTGTACAAAAGTGAgtctcatttaataaaaaaaattaaataaacaaattaaaaggGCATAAAATTagtctttttgtttattttaatattttgtctTTATACAAAATTGACTTCACACTGAAATATATGATATAAAACTatagaaaaagacaaaattgtaccaaaaaaattataaaattaccGGATACCCGTTAACACAACCCAATAAATTTTACTATGGCagtgcaagaaaaaaaaaggaacaaaaggcAAAGCAAAACAACAACTTAGCAAAGACGACGACGACAACAACAATAAGCGTTAGCAAAAATGGTACTTGCTCTCATTTCTATCAAGTGTGGAACCTTTTCCTTTCGGCCTGTGGAAAAGAATTACTCTTTCTATTATTCTACACTACTACAAATAgattaaataaaccaaaaaaagaaaagaaaagcatattTCTTTGACTGAATAATTAAGGCCGGCGTAGAATTCTTGTCCCCTTATTTTCATATAGGAATTTCCACACCAATTATGATCACAAAACAATTGTATGTATAAGTGATTATAACTGTTGAATTGAAGTGATGACTCAAGCCTTATGTTCCAACTGGTGgcaataataattttcaaacaCAATTATCATGAGTTGCAGCTGCTAAAGTCATGCGTTAAAAGTTTGATGCTGGACTAACATCATTCATATACCACTCGACCTTTAGAAAAGATCTTCCAAAATCATGTTTGACTAAGATTAAAATTATGTGTGACCCAAAATAGTTCCCATAGTAATgagtattaaaattttgtaatccAAAACTCTGGCTAATCTAATCAGTGATGCACTATGCAATATATCTTTTTCTACAAATATTAATTATCATGACATTGTAATAGACATCAAAATCGTTCATTGGCAAGGTAAAAAAGCATGGcaattatttaagatttatGTGACGTGCTTCTAATAGTTTAATAaagttattctcaaaaaaaaaaaaaaggtttaataaAGTTTCTAGGAGTGATTGAGTCAAACAAATGACTTCTG is a genomic window of Quercus lobata isolate SW786 chromosome 2, ValleyOak3.0 Primary Assembly, whole genome shotgun sequence containing:
- the LOC115977250 gene encoding probable LRR receptor-like serine/threonine-protein kinase At2g24230, translated to MGFGLFGSILILTLFFELLASQQPNSDGLFVSEFLKEMGLASSHNFSSPVCSWQGVFCDGEKEPVTGLDFTGLGLTGYIPDTTIGKLTKLRSLDLSNNKIIGLPSDLWSLGSLKSLNLSSNQISGSLPNNIGNFGFLESLDLSRNNFSGEIPATIGSLVSLQVLKLNGNRFEQSIPAGILNCRSLVTIDLSLNQLNGDLPAGFGAALSKLKTLNLAGNVIYGKDSDFSEMKSITSLNISENVFQGSVMGVFQEQLEVMDLSRNQFQGHISQVQFNSSYTWSHLVYLDLSENQLSGEIFRNLSQAQNLKHLNLAYNRFTRQDFPSIEMPLGLEYLNLSRTSLTGHIPYAISLLRNLNTLDLSRNHLTGEIPVPSVKNLQIIDVSHNNLSGEVPLSLLEKLPWMGEFNFSYNNLSLCTNFPPETLETSFIGSSSSCPIAANPVLFKRKPAKHKGTTLALALSLSMICLLTGLLFIAFGCRKKTRMWAVKQTSYKEEQNISGPFSFKTDSTTWVADVKQANSVPVVIFEKPLLNITFADLLSATSNFDRGTLLAEGKFGPVYRGFLPGGIHVAVKVLVHGSTLTDQEAARELEYLGRIKHANLVPLTGYCLAGDQRIAIYDYMENGNLQNLLHDLPLGVQTVEDWSTDTWEEEDNDGIQNVGSEGLLTTWRFRHKIALGTARALAFLHHGCSPPIIHRDVKASSVYLDYNLEPRLSDFGLAKIFGNGLDEEIAPGSPGYVPPEFTQLDYDSPTPKSDVYCFGVVLLELITGKKPIGDDYPEAKETNLVCWVRGLVRNSQGLSAIDPKIRDTGLDDQMEEALKIGYLCTADLPSKRPSMQQIVGLLKDIEPTSHQ